A single region of the Acuticoccus sediminis genome encodes:
- a CDS encoding type IV toxin-antitoxin system AbiEi family antitoxin domain-containing protein — protein sequence MSPQPRTQRDTARDLFREKGLVRMRDMREAGVRSETIARLVREGAVTRVARGLYQLADHMPDARRSFAEASALVPRGVICLTSALQFHELTLQMPSAVWIAIDRTGWKPKVEYPPIRFVRFSSRALKEGVKRHLIDGIEVPIFEPAKTLVDCFRYRNKIGLDIALEGLREALRTKRVTPDQLWDFARTARVWSVMRPYVEAMVADGA from the coding sequence ATGTCACCACAACCGAGGACGCAGCGTGACACGGCCCGCGACCTTTTCCGCGAGAAGGGGCTCGTCCGCATGCGCGATATGCGCGAAGCCGGCGTCAGATCCGAAACCATTGCGCGCCTCGTTCGTGAAGGTGCGGTCACGCGCGTGGCGCGAGGCCTCTACCAGTTGGCCGACCACATGCCCGATGCCCGGCGCAGCTTCGCGGAGGCTTCAGCTCTCGTGCCCAGAGGCGTGATCTGCCTCACATCCGCGCTTCAGTTTCATGAACTGACACTGCAGATGCCCTCCGCGGTGTGGATCGCCATCGACCGCACCGGCTGGAAGCCCAAGGTCGAATACCCGCCCATCCGCTTCGTCCGGTTCAGCAGCCGAGCGCTCAAGGAGGGCGTGAAGCGACACCTTATCGATGGTATCGAGGTGCCGATCTTCGAACCCGCCAAGACGCTCGTCGACTGCTTCCGGTATCGCAACAAGATCGGTCTTGACATCGCCCTGGAGGGGCTGCGCGAAGCGCTGCGAACAAAGCGGGTGACACCGGACCAACTCTGGGACTTTGCCCGCACGGCCCGTGTCTGGTCGGTCATGCGCCCCTATGTCGAAGCGATGGTCGCTGATGGCGCGTGA
- a CDS encoding nucleotidyl transferase AbiEii/AbiGii toxin family protein produces MAREVRNVGASVRARLLDRARAEKTDFQILLTRYALERLLYRLSVSDQRERFVLKGAMLFATWRDDPFRPTRDLDLLGHGDADPAAVAESVRAICSVAVPDDGVVFDVEHIEAAAIRDEAEYAGVRVRTSATIAGARLPIQVDVGFGDAITPDPVEIEYPALLDAPAPVLRAYPPETVVAEKLEAIVSLGVANSRMKDFYDLWMIAQTFPFEGLVLANAIQQTFDRRRTSWPEQTPSGLGEAFASERDAQWRAFLARDRLAAAPASLVQVTEDLRAFLLPVLERQQLASWSPGGPWTRTEAAS; encoded by the coding sequence ATGGCGCGTGAGGTTCGCAATGTCGGGGCCTCGGTCCGCGCGCGGCTTCTCGATCGCGCCCGCGCGGAGAAGACTGATTTTCAGATCCTCCTCACGCGATATGCGCTGGAGCGGCTGCTCTACCGCCTCAGCGTCTCCGATCAGCGCGAACGGTTTGTCCTGAAAGGGGCGATGCTCTTCGCGACCTGGCGGGACGATCCCTTCCGTCCCACCCGCGACCTCGATCTTCTGGGCCATGGCGACGCCGATCCCGCGGCGGTCGCCGAGAGCGTCCGGGCGATCTGCTCTGTGGCCGTGCCTGACGATGGCGTCGTCTTCGACGTTGAACATATCGAGGCCGCCGCAATCCGTGACGAGGCCGAGTATGCCGGCGTGCGTGTCAGGACCAGCGCCACGATCGCCGGCGCGCGCCTGCCCATACAGGTCGACGTCGGGTTCGGCGACGCCATCACCCCCGACCCGGTCGAGATCGAATACCCGGCCCTGCTCGACGCGCCGGCGCCGGTTCTGCGCGCCTATCCACCCGAGACGGTGGTCGCCGAGAAGCTAGAGGCGATCGTTTCGCTCGGTGTCGCCAACAGCCGGATGAAGGATTTCTACGACCTCTGGATGATCGCGCAGACGTTCCCGTTCGAAGGGCTCGTTCTCGCGAATGCCATCCAGCAGACATTCGACCGTCGCCGGACATCCTGGCCCGAACAAACGCCCTCCGGCCTCGGCGAAGCCTTTGCCAGCGAGCGGGACGCTCAGTGGCGGGCCTTTCTGGCGCGCGATCGGCTTGCGGCCGCGCCCGCTTCGCTCGTCCAGGTCACCGAAGATCTGCGGGCATTCTTACTCCCCGTGCTGGAACGGCAGCAACTCGCATCGTGGTCGCCCGGCGGTCCCTGGACGCGCACGGAGGCTGCCTCGTGA
- a CDS encoding toll/interleukin-1 receptor domain-containing protein has product MSSQSPNTGADANAEPREAIFISHAAPEDNAFTIWLGAKLAAMGYEVWADVLRLKGGEDWQRKLENALRHRACKVLLVANPRAVEKQGVRNEIQIATEVARKIGDNAFIIPLRMEPFEAPFLIAHAQYIDFTHGWARGLTELLETLRETYRVPHNAGDGDAIWREIQLIHGKTLVSTPERLISNWLPIDRLPKKIRYYEFKGQVSDRQAQSRMAEAPWPLKPFRRGFLAFARIHDLQDHFGPNLPINRKGERLVAGFLDDGWSKLGIERRDARNHFSDLARQAFEKLFAARGHKPYGLSGAQTAWWPPVDVAPTTKISFRWGEVAGLRQIQGVSLKRQMNWHFGVSVAARSAPVRHVRIVSRLIFTEDGLKPFDDPARMHRLRRSFAKTWRNARWRDMLLAFLYWLAEGRDSIAVPVSSEEGIVLGLPPIAWQVPVSLPVENEIPEPDDDDPSDDDEPDDADGPRDDDGPEEAGDDV; this is encoded by the coding sequence GTGAGTTCACAGTCTCCAAACACAGGTGCGGACGCAAACGCGGAACCTCGCGAGGCGATCTTCATCAGCCACGCCGCGCCCGAGGACAACGCCTTCACGATCTGGCTGGGCGCGAAGCTCGCCGCGATGGGCTACGAGGTCTGGGCCGATGTGCTCCGGCTCAAGGGCGGCGAGGACTGGCAACGCAAACTCGAGAACGCACTGCGCCATCGCGCCTGCAAAGTACTGCTCGTCGCAAATCCCCGTGCGGTCGAGAAGCAGGGCGTGCGCAATGAAATCCAGATCGCCACCGAGGTGGCCCGCAAAATCGGCGACAACGCCTTCATCATCCCGCTGCGCATGGAGCCCTTCGAGGCGCCCTTCCTCATCGCGCACGCGCAATACATCGACTTCACACACGGCTGGGCGCGCGGACTGACGGAACTGTTGGAGACGCTCCGGGAGACCTATCGCGTCCCGCACAATGCTGGCGACGGCGACGCCATCTGGCGCGAAATCCAGCTCATCCACGGCAAGACGCTCGTCTCCACGCCGGAACGGCTGATCTCGAACTGGCTCCCGATCGATCGGCTGCCGAAAAAGATCCGCTATTACGAATTCAAGGGACAGGTTTCGGACCGCCAGGCGCAATCGCGCATGGCCGAGGCGCCGTGGCCCCTCAAGCCCTTCCGCCGGGGATTCCTCGCCTTCGCGCGTATCCACGACCTGCAGGACCATTTCGGACCGAATCTCCCCATCAACCGGAAAGGCGAACGGCTCGTCGCGGGCTTCCTCGATGACGGATGGTCCAAGCTCGGCATCGAACGGCGCGACGCCCGCAATCACTTCAGCGACCTCGCACGCCAGGCGTTCGAAAAGCTGTTCGCAGCGCGCGGTCATAAGCCTTACGGGCTCTCGGGCGCCCAGACCGCTTGGTGGCCGCCCGTCGATGTCGCGCCCACCACCAAGATTTCTTTCCGCTGGGGCGAAGTCGCCGGTCTGCGCCAGATCCAGGGCGTGTCGCTCAAGCGGCAAATGAACTGGCACTTCGGTGTCAGCGTCGCGGCACGGTCAGCGCCGGTCCGCCACGTACGCATCGTCAGCCGCCTCATCTTCACGGAGGATGGCCTCAAGCCGTTCGACGATCCCGCCAGGATGCACCGCCTGCGGCGCTCCTTCGCCAAGACCTGGCGGAACGCCCGCTGGCGGGACATGCTGCTCGCCTTCCTGTACTGGCTCGCCGAGGGTCGCGACTCCATCGCCGTGCCCGTCAGCTCCGAAGAGGGGATCGTCCTCGGCCTGCCGCCGATTGCCTGGCAGGTCCCCGTCAGCCTGCCGGTCGAGAACGAAATCCCCGAGCCCGACGACGACGATCCGAGCGACGACGACGAGCCGGACGATGCGGACGGCCCGCGTGACGACGACGGTCCGGAGGAGGCTGGCGATGACGTCTAG
- a CDS encoding argonaute/piwi family protein yields MTSRPLPFKPRTLYLEEPLLEFRHGQRLVYPRDGLFLYGPVGETKQLPAIRYGVIGTPDGVQRFRAWAMTMAGFIDIPPPGPRSRAVEPQHVPFPGFAEAFHADWPIDPPCLIDDLDDAEIERTLRIANRHEAIRSTVDLFLSRLVAENNRLESAPQFWFVVIPERVYDLGRPQSTVRRDDRVAGTVTITQRRARQLQTQPTLFGDDEREAEVYQYATHFRRQLKARLLKERIVTQIVRETTLAPGDFRRESGMPVRRVEDPATIAWKLGTGAYYKAGGKPWQLADVRPGVCYVGLVYKRSELMSDKRHACCAAQMFLSDGEGVVFRGALGPWFQTDTKQFHLDHDAARNLIQMVVGEYSRLHDGPPSELFIHAKSAFTDDEWRGFAAGCDDETNLVGVQIADARDDLKLYRPGEYPVIRGTALQIGERHALLWTSGYVPRLDTYMGPETPNPISVRVLRGECALKTVLSDVLGLTKINFNSCLHNDRLPVTIRFANAVGDVLISAPIDSEPKLPFKFYI; encoded by the coding sequence ATGACGTCTAGGCCGCTCCCGTTCAAGCCCCGGACTCTCTATCTGGAAGAACCCCTGCTCGAGTTCCGTCACGGCCAGCGTCTCGTCTACCCCCGCGACGGCCTCTTTCTCTACGGCCCCGTCGGCGAGACGAAACAATTGCCAGCAATCCGCTATGGCGTGATCGGCACGCCGGACGGCGTGCAACGCTTCAGAGCCTGGGCAATGACCATGGCCGGCTTCATCGACATCCCGCCGCCGGGCCCGCGATCGCGGGCGGTCGAACCCCAGCATGTGCCCTTCCCCGGCTTCGCCGAGGCCTTTCACGCCGACTGGCCAATTGACCCGCCCTGTCTCATCGACGATCTCGACGACGCGGAGATCGAGCGCACCCTCCGGATCGCCAACCGTCACGAGGCGATCCGCAGCACCGTCGATCTGTTCCTGTCCCGCCTCGTCGCGGAAAATAATCGCCTCGAGAGCGCGCCGCAATTCTGGTTCGTCGTCATTCCAGAGCGCGTCTACGACCTCGGCCGCCCGCAGTCGACCGTGAGACGCGACGATCGCGTGGCCGGGACGGTGACCATCACGCAGCGCCGTGCCCGGCAACTTCAGACCCAGCCCACCCTGTTCGGCGACGACGAACGCGAGGCCGAGGTCTACCAGTATGCGACGCATTTCCGGCGCCAGTTGAAGGCGCGCCTGCTGAAGGAGCGGATCGTCACGCAGATCGTCCGCGAGACCACATTGGCGCCCGGCGACTTTCGCCGCGAGAGCGGAATGCCGGTCCGACGCGTCGAGGATCCGGCAACGATCGCCTGGAAGCTCGGAACCGGAGCTTACTACAAGGCGGGCGGCAAACCCTGGCAGCTGGCCGATGTCCGGCCCGGCGTCTGCTATGTCGGCCTCGTCTACAAGCGCAGCGAACTGATGAGCGACAAGCGGCACGCCTGCTGCGCGGCGCAAATGTTCCTGTCTGACGGGGAAGGCGTAGTCTTCCGCGGCGCGCTCGGCCCGTGGTTCCAGACGGACACGAAGCAATTCCACCTCGATCACGATGCGGCCAGGAACCTCATTCAGATGGTGGTCGGCGAGTACTCACGGCTGCATGACGGTCCGCCATCCGAGCTCTTCATCCACGCGAAATCCGCGTTCACCGATGACGAGTGGCGTGGCTTCGCCGCCGGCTGCGACGATGAAACCAATCTCGTCGGCGTGCAGATCGCCGACGCGCGCGACGACCTGAAGCTCTACCGCCCCGGCGAATATCCGGTCATCCGAGGCACGGCGCTCCAGATCGGCGAACGCCATGCCCTGCTCTGGACATCAGGCTATGTGCCGCGGCTCGACACCTATATGGGACCGGAGACGCCGAACCCGATCTCCGTGCGCGTTCTCCGCGGCGAATGCGCCTTGAAGACCGTCCTGTCGGACGTGCTCGGCCTCACGAAGATCAACTTCAATTCCTGCCTGCACAACGATCGGCTACCCGTCACGATCCGGTTCGCCAACGCCGTCGGCGATGTCCTGATCTCCGCGCCGATCGATAGCGAACCCAAACTCCCCTTCAAGTTCTACATATGA
- a CDS encoding TIGR02391 family protein, with protein sequence MAFFTRDQLEAIAGALGDTDAGLTGAEIQHLLASSKMTDPGPATKRVRIYNAFAASQNTKKNRTNILEFIRLAMRPARYSRQPERYEPMRALLNQALAFAGLVVDEAGNLTSTEAAQTLPEAQRRARDLRADLEGRGVHPDVLKFCRAELLADNYFHAVQEAVKSVADKMRSRTGLTDDGAALVDRVLGGDPPLLAINSRTSASEHSEQKGFANLVRGTFGMFRNPTAHEARIHWVMTKEDAEDLLTIVSLIHRRLDQAHMPPRV encoded by the coding sequence ATGGCTTTCTTCACACGGGACCAGTTGGAGGCGATCGCCGGAGCGCTCGGCGACACAGATGCCGGCCTGACCGGTGCCGAGATTCAACACCTGCTCGCGTCCAGCAAGATGACGGACCCCGGCCCCGCCACCAAGCGTGTCCGCATCTACAACGCTTTCGCCGCGAGCCAGAACACCAAGAAGAACCGCACAAACATACTCGAATTCATCCGCCTCGCGATGAGGCCGGCGCGCTACAGCCGTCAGCCCGAACGCTACGAACCCATGCGCGCGCTCCTGAACCAGGCGCTGGCCTTTGCCGGTCTCGTCGTTGACGAAGCCGGCAACCTGACATCGACCGAGGCCGCGCAGACATTGCCGGAGGCACAGCGCCGGGCCCGAGACCTGAGGGCCGACCTCGAGGGACGGGGCGTCCATCCGGACGTCCTGAAATTCTGTCGCGCCGAGCTCCTGGCGGACAACTATTTCCATGCGGTCCAGGAGGCCGTGAAGAGCGTCGCCGACAAGATGCGCAGCCGGACCGGGTTGACCGATGACGGCGCCGCGCTCGTCGATCGGGTTCTCGGCGGCGATCCTCCGCTGCTGGCGATCAATTCGCGGACCAGCGCGAGCGAACACAGCGAACAGAAGGGCTTCGCCAATCTGGTGCGCGGAACCTTCGGGATGTTTCGGAACCCCACGGCTCACGAGGCGCGCATTCATTGGGTCATGACAAAAGAGGACGCGGAAGATCTGCTGACAATCGTTTCGCTGATCCACCGCCGCCTCGACCAGGCTCACATGCCACCGCGGGTGTAG
- a CDS encoding ArdC family protein has protein sequence MSRHKRNARARRDRTNLYSEITDKIIAELEAGRVPWVQPWGTAAAKAPLGLPKNASTGRTYSGINVLLLWGAVIERGFSGQSWLTFRQALSLGGNVRKGERGTTVVYADRFVPEDEKRHARETGEEAQAIPFLKRFTVFNTDQCENLPEDVAAATPQVPTGLIEPRVEALIEASGIDFRIGGNRAFYVPAHDYVQVPPPQAYFEPVNWHRTALHELGHASGASHRLNRDLSGSFGSKQYAFEELIAEINAAFCCASLGIEPTVRHADYIGSWLEVLREDNRAIVRAASQASKAADWLLAFLPEDEQRRDEEELSLDRRGA, from the coding sequence ATGTCCAGACACAAGCGAAACGCCCGCGCCAGGCGCGACCGGACCAATCTCTATTCCGAGATCACCGACAAGATCATCGCCGAGCTGGAGGCCGGCCGCGTGCCTTGGGTCCAGCCATGGGGCACGGCGGCGGCGAAGGCGCCGCTCGGCCTTCCGAAGAACGCCTCGACCGGCCGAACCTATTCCGGAATCAACGTGCTGCTGCTCTGGGGCGCCGTCATTGAGCGCGGCTTTTCCGGCCAGAGCTGGCTGACCTTCCGCCAGGCGCTGTCGCTCGGCGGAAATGTCCGTAAGGGCGAACGCGGCACCACCGTCGTCTATGCTGATCGCTTCGTGCCGGAGGACGAGAAGCGGCACGCTCGCGAGACCGGCGAGGAAGCCCAGGCGATCCCGTTCCTGAAGCGCTTCACCGTTTTCAACACGGATCAGTGCGAGAACCTGCCCGAGGATGTCGCGGCGGCTACGCCGCAGGTGCCGACGGGTTTGATAGAACCGCGCGTAGAGGCCCTGATCGAAGCCTCCGGCATCGATTTCCGCATCGGCGGAAATCGCGCCTTCTATGTGCCGGCGCACGACTACGTGCAGGTGCCGCCGCCGCAGGCCTATTTCGAGCCGGTCAACTGGCACCGTACGGCGCTGCACGAACTCGGTCATGCCAGCGGCGCTTCCCACCGGCTCAATCGCGATCTCTCCGGATCGTTCGGATCGAAGCAATACGCCTTCGAAGAGCTGATCGCGGAGATCAACGCCGCATTCTGCTGCGCCTCGCTCGGCATTGAGCCGACCGTCCGGCACGCCGATTACATCGGATCCTGGCTGGAGGTTCTGCGGGAAGACAATCGCGCCATCGTCCGCGCTGCCAGCCAGGCAAGCAAGGCCGCCGACTGGCTTCTGGCCTTCCTGCCTGAAGACGAGCAGCGGCGCGATGAGGAAGAACTCTCTCTCGACAGGAGGGGGGCATGA
- a CDS encoding DUF2958 domain-containing protein, whose translation MILLTDNLRDLLLANGRQCDFDHVPVVKFFNPIGAGTWLITEVEPDGDTLFGLADLGFGCPELGSFSLSELTSVRLPFGMGIERDILFEAAFPLSVYAEAARQAGSIVESERLLTITAASLRSLRGGH comes from the coding sequence ATGATCCTCCTGACCGACAACCTGCGCGATCTCCTGCTCGCCAATGGTCGGCAGTGCGATTTCGACCATGTGCCGGTGGTCAAGTTCTTCAATCCCATCGGCGCCGGCACATGGCTCATCACCGAGGTGGAACCCGACGGCGACACACTGTTCGGTCTCGCCGATCTCGGCTTCGGCTGTCCGGAGCTCGGCAGCTTCAGCCTGTCCGAGCTGACCTCTGTGCGCCTGCCCTTCGGCATGGGTATCGAACGGGACATCCTGTTCGAAGCCGCATTCCCGCTATCGGTTTATGCCGAGGCGGCGCGTCAGGCGGGGAGCATCGTGGAGAGCGAACGGCTGCTCACGATCACTGCCGCGTCTCTGCGGTCTCTGCGGGGCGGACATTGA